Proteins found in one bacterium genomic segment:
- a CDS encoding aminoglycoside phosphotransferase family protein, whose protein sequence is MSLLRLKETLTKAAFRPVSARQLGARLQEYLLHEPVAGHRVSPRTPGVIAKVGTGRNAIVRRWEHPELGVLYARAWPYDLRVRPAGEHRHASELFREACLRVPELLLTDESWRTLRRYRLALVVERAAPGQPAEDLDAIGLDLLKRWAGELAQLHSRTGARWGKPWCPENEGEDPKEFWQGRLAKFRRRIPGNTNLLSDSQVVEGLKGTEHLLRSHRFETPTLVHGDINPDNLFIDESGGITWIDFGTVHYGLPAEDLVGVSKWLAPLGLFDEFAQEYRGAGGSPRDHWQPGFDLMQRLMAFEKLSSRIVKTTRRSHIQGKKRDRLLGEQEAYERRLAELFNWDIE, encoded by the coding sequence ATGTCCTTGCTGCGCCTGAAAGAGACCCTGACAAAGGCCGCCTTCCGGCCCGTTTCCGCCCGTCAACTCGGCGCGCGGCTTCAGGAGTACCTGCTCCACGAGCCCGTGGCCGGTCATCGGGTCTCGCCGCGAACGCCCGGCGTCATCGCCAAGGTGGGGACAGGACGCAATGCTATTGTTCGCCGCTGGGAGCATCCGGAGCTTGGGGTCCTCTACGCCCGAGCCTGGCCTTATGACCTTCGGGTGCGCCCGGCGGGGGAGCATCGCCATGCCTCGGAGCTCTTCAGAGAGGCGTGCCTGCGAGTTCCCGAACTGCTCCTGACGGACGAATCCTGGCGGACGCTGCGGCGGTACCGGCTCGCGCTGGTTGTCGAGCGCGCGGCGCCCGGCCAGCCAGCCGAGGACCTCGATGCGATCGGCCTCGATCTGCTGAAACGTTGGGCGGGGGAACTGGCGCAACTCCACAGCCGGACGGGAGCGCGCTGGGGGAAGCCCTGGTGTCCAGAGAACGAGGGCGAGGATCCCAAAGAATTCTGGCAGGGGAGACTTGCCAAATTCCGCCGACGCATCCCCGGGAACACGAATCTGCTGAGCGATTCTCAGGTCGTCGAAGGGCTCAAGGGGACGGAGCATCTCCTGCGCAGCCATCGCTTTGAGACACCGACCCTCGTGCATGGCGACATCAATCCCGACAACCTGTTCATCGACGAATCCGGTGGGATCACCTGGATCGACTTCGGGACCGTCCATTACGGCCTTCCGGCCGAGGACCTGGTCGGTGTCTCGAAGTGGCTGGCGCCCCTTGGGCTCTTCGACGAGTTTGCGCAGGAGTACCGGGGCGCCGGCGGATCCCCACGCGACCATTGGCAGCCGGGCTTCGACTTGATGCAGCGGCTGATGGCGTTCGAGAAGCTGAGCTCGCGGATCGTCAAAACCACCCGTCGCTCCCATATCCAGGGTAAGAAACGCGATCGCCTCCTCGGCGAGCAGGAAGCCTACGAACGGCGCCTTGCCGAGCTCTTCAACTGGGACATCGAATAG
- a CDS encoding S41 family peptidase, with protein MNLWKRAPKSDRFFFVSAVGLLVLSLLLVGLRDSQIRAASEDEEFYRFVDLAAEVYTEIQTKYVDDVEPRKVLEGAVAGMFTALDEHSQYLNPDMLKSLEKDTSGEFSGIGIHITTRQGLLTVIAPIPGTPAAEAGIQPWDRIIEIEGESTEGLALNDAVKKLTGPAGTSVTFKVYRQGEMEPLEFTLTRANVEVDSVYHKMMEDNIGYVRLTRFSEKTSRELRRALLDMKGQGMEGLVLDLRFNSGGLLREAIDVSDFFVDKGEMIVSTKGRLKSQNREYRAVADPIVNVPMFVLVNEGSASASEIVAGAIQDHKIGVIIGPSGKNTFGKGSVQTIGGLTHSMVDDENGNPMESALRLTTAKYYTPSGRTIHHIGITPDIGVPLPKNHEIELARHGLLGDVSTGEDYRVPDPEETEETQDETAPSVDLQIEEKEEIDESDPNHKFYQVEKPELMEEDDFVDIQLQEALKQMKIYMILRNTGTGGAVPTIASSTENDEFSMAH; from the coding sequence ATGAATCTCTGGAAACGCGCCCCGAAGTCGGATCGCTTCTTCTTCGTTTCAGCGGTCGGATTGCTGGTGCTCTCTCTCCTGCTCGTCGGATTGCGGGACTCTCAGATCCGCGCCGCCAGCGAAGACGAGGAGTTCTACCGCTTCGTCGATCTGGCCGCCGAGGTCTACACCGAGATCCAGACCAAGTACGTGGATGACGTGGAACCCCGGAAGGTGCTGGAAGGCGCCGTTGCGGGCATGTTCACGGCCCTTGATGAGCACAGCCAGTACCTGAATCCGGATATGCTAAAGTCACTCGAGAAAGACACGTCCGGCGAATTCAGCGGAATCGGCATCCACATCACGACTCGCCAGGGCCTGCTGACGGTCATCGCGCCGATCCCGGGTACGCCTGCGGCCGAGGCTGGTATTCAGCCTTGGGACCGCATTATCGAGATCGAAGGCGAGAGCACCGAGGGCCTGGCTTTGAACGATGCCGTCAAGAAGTTGACCGGCCCGGCCGGTACGTCGGTGACCTTCAAAGTCTATCGCCAGGGCGAGATGGAGCCGCTCGAGTTCACGCTGACCCGCGCGAACGTCGAAGTCGACAGCGTTTATCACAAGATGATGGAAGACAACATCGGCTACGTCCGCCTGACCCGATTCAGTGAGAAGACGTCGCGCGAACTGCGCCGCGCCTTGCTGGACATGAAGGGCCAGGGCATGGAAGGCCTCGTCCTGGATCTCCGCTTCAACTCCGGCGGCCTGCTGCGCGAAGCCATCGACGTTTCCGACTTCTTCGTCGACAAGGGCGAGATGATCGTCTCAACGAAAGGTCGCCTGAAGAGCCAGAACCGCGAGTACCGCGCGGTCGCTGACCCGATCGTCAATGTTCCCATGTTCGTACTGGTCAATGAAGGCAGCGCCTCGGCAAGTGAGATCGTCGCCGGCGCCATCCAGGATCATAAGATCGGCGTCATCATCGGGCCGTCTGGAAAGAACACGTTCGGCAAGGGCTCCGTCCAGACAATCGGCGGACTGACACACTCGATGGTCGATGACGAGAACGGCAACCCAATGGAGAGCGCGCTGCGCCTGACGACGGCGAAGTACTACACGCCCTCCGGCCGCACGATCCACCACATCGGAATCACTCCGGATATCGGCGTTCCCCTGCCAAAGAATCATGAGATCGAGCTGGCCCGCCACGGTCTGCTCGGCGACGTTTCCACCGGCGAAGACTACCGCGTTCCGGATCCGGAAGAGACCGAAGAGACTCAGGATGAGACGGCGCCGAGCGTCGACCTGCAGATCGAGGAGAAGGAAGAGATCGACGAGTCCGATCCCAATCACAAGTTCTACCAGGTCGAGAAGCCCGAGCTTATGGAAGAAGACGATTTCGTCGACATCCAGTTGCAGGAAGCCCTGAAGCAGATGAAGATCTACATGATCCTTCGCAACACGGGCACCGGCGGAGCCGTCCCGACCATCGCCAGCAGCACCGAGAACGATGAGTTCAGCATGGCCCACTGA
- a CDS encoding ammonium transporter: protein MRRFFSPKFLTPLLLLAAPVAAFAQEAVQTISVEQFNELNAKIAEAQVAGDNAWMLVCCALVLMMTAPGLMMFYGGLVRSKNVLSICMQCVMMMGMVSILWAVYGYSIAFGEGNAFFGGTQYLFLKGVGMEVLDGLTIPHATFMMFQLMFAIITPALIVGAFAERFRFRALVAFMFLWVTFIYFPLAHMVWGPGGFLNAFAVGTGPNVPALDFAGGTVVHISSGISALVCAIYLGKRAGWPSQQFIPHSLVLTTIGTGLLWVGWFGFNAGSALASNGLASTTFAATHFSAAAAALSWCAVEWLTRGKPSLLGALSGAVAGLVAVTPASGFVTPMGGLLIGLIAGVVCWFFVTKVKEKLGYDDSLDVFGVHGIGGTLGAILTGIFATKAINPAFGEGPVGAIDGNWGQVLNQIIAVGVTYAIAIAGTFIILLVVDKTLGVRASVDQQEVGMDIADHGESGYHGIAA, encoded by the coding sequence ATGAGACGTTTCTTTTCCCCGAAGTTCCTCACTCCCCTGCTGTTACTGGCGGCCCCGGTCGCGGCGTTTGCCCAGGAAGCTGTTCAGACGATCTCTGTCGAGCAATTCAACGAGCTGAACGCGAAAATCGCAGAGGCCCAGGTAGCTGGCGACAACGCCTGGATGCTTGTCTGCTGCGCGCTGGTGCTGATGATGACCGCGCCGGGCCTGATGATGTTCTACGGCGGACTGGTACGGTCGAAGAATGTCCTGTCGATCTGCATGCAGTGCGTGATGATGATGGGCATGGTGTCGATCCTGTGGGCCGTGTACGGCTACAGCATCGCGTTTGGCGAGGGAAACGCCTTCTTCGGCGGAACCCAGTACCTGTTCCTGAAGGGCGTTGGGATGGAGGTGCTGGATGGACTGACGATTCCGCACGCCACGTTTATGATGTTCCAGTTGATGTTTGCGATCATCACGCCGGCGCTGATCGTCGGCGCGTTTGCAGAGCGCTTCCGCTTCCGCGCGCTGGTCGCGTTCATGTTCCTGTGGGTGACGTTTATCTACTTCCCCCTGGCGCACATGGTGTGGGGGCCGGGTGGCTTCCTGAATGCCTTTGCGGTTGGGACTGGCCCGAACGTTCCGGCGCTGGACTTCGCCGGCGGCACGGTGGTGCACATCAGCTCGGGCATCTCGGCGCTCGTTTGCGCGATCTATCTCGGCAAGCGCGCCGGCTGGCCCAGCCAGCAGTTCATCCCCCACAGCCTGGTGCTGACGACAATCGGCACGGGACTGCTCTGGGTGGGCTGGTTCGGCTTCAACGCCGGCAGTGCACTGGCCAGCAACGGTTTGGCTTCAACCACGTTTGCAGCCACGCACTTCTCGGCAGCCGCCGCGGCGCTTTCCTGGTGTGCCGTGGAATGGCTGACGCGAGGCAAGCCGAGTCTCCTCGGCGCGCTCTCCGGCGCCGTCGCAGGGCTTGTCGCTGTCACTCCGGCGTCCGGTTTCGTGACGCCGATGGGTGGACTTCTGATCGGTCTGATTGCCGGCGTCGTGTGCTGGTTCTTCGTGACGAAGGTGAAGGAGAAACTTGGCTACGATGATTCGCTGGACGTCTTTGGTGTGCATGGAATCGGCGGAACCCTCGGCGCGATTCTGACCGGCATCTTCGCGACGAAGGCGATCAACCCGGCATTTGGTGAAGGCCCTGTCGGCGCAATCGATGGCAACTGGGGTCAAGTGTTGAACCAGATCATCGCCGTGGGAGTCACCTACGCGATCGCGATCGCCGGAACGTTCATCATTCTGCTGGTCGTGGACAAGACGCTCGGTGTTCGGGCGTCGGTGGATCAGCAGGAGGTCGGCATGGACATCGCCGATCACGGCGAGTCCGGCTACCACGGAATTGCTGCGTAG
- a CDS encoding VOC family protein, with product MAPPPGPGRIGWLDLTVPNAVEVRDFYQKVVGWTVDEVPMGDYSDFSMTAADGECVAGICHAQGSNASMPPAWIVYLMVEDLDASLASVAAGGGKVRVPERSAGGMGRFAVVEDPAGAVVALFEAAKT from the coding sequence ATGGCGCCTCCCCCCGGTCCTGGACGTATCGGATGGCTGGATCTTACCGTTCCCAATGCAGTGGAGGTCAGGGACTTCTACCAGAAGGTCGTCGGATGGACGGTGGACGAAGTTCCCATGGGAGATTACAGCGACTTCAGCATGACCGCCGCGGACGGCGAATGCGTCGCCGGGATCTGTCACGCACAAGGATCCAACGCATCAATGCCGCCGGCCTGGATAGTCTACCTGATGGTGGAGGACCTGGATGCGAGCCTGGCGAGTGTTGCAGCCGGCGGCGGAAAGGTCCGTGTTCCCGAAAGGAGCGCGGGCGGTATGGGTCGCTTCGCAGTCGTCGAAGACCCCGCGGGGGCTGTCGTTGCCTTGTTCGAGGCTGCCAAGACCTGA
- a CDS encoding DUF503 domain-containing protein produces MTNVLLIHYEVHIPAAQSLKDKRSVIKSLTHRLRTTYNVSVAEVDYQDKWQRATLAVSAVSAQRDHLEELSRRLVTEIESRLDLVITGIDEEWL; encoded by the coding sequence ATGACAAACGTTCTACTGATTCACTACGAAGTCCACATCCCCGCCGCCCAATCGTTGAAGGACAAGCGATCGGTCATCAAGAGCCTGACGCATCGACTGCGCACGACATACAACGTGTCGGTTGCCGAAGTCGACTACCAGGACAAGTGGCAACGCGCGACGCTCGCTGTCAGCGCCGTTTCCGCCCAACGCGATCACCTCGAAGAACTCAGCCGTCGCCTCGTCACCGAAATCGAATCGCGCCTCGATCTGGTGATCACCGGAATCGACGAAGAATGGCTGTGA
- a CDS encoding right-handed parallel beta-helix repeat-containing protein — MKLILLLAIVVFMADFAAAASVFNYQGHLKKDGANFTGTADFYFAIYRKDGATETFLWVNDDGDLSALPPASGVPVTVEDGHFSLEIGDTSLPNMSALPAAIFEDDAQLFMRVWVDAGDGVQQLSPDKRVHLGPGFGYGDEDVLTIYVDGISGDDLNSGLRPNRAKKTIQGGIDALPPVINGESIVQIADGIYEEGVSVFNIALAGKNASLLVRKDPDTPGDVILQPGSTGAVYGFRIAGVPQTISFKGLTIQGYTSAGMMVDASRVAVEDCTFQDNVGAYGRCGIYALKASSIDLLDCTLDNNQEGIRGLHNSYVRVRNSTVTNSQDTGVRVGYSTYFYMENCTIDGATNHGIYLNDNASADIRDTTVRGCGLAGLNCITNSYAMLIRITSDGNKYGIWSDRGGYVMMGSNNHQILNNDIGLYAIHRSTIEYYLGTVTLGGNSADESVASSGLIIKN; from the coding sequence ATGAAACTCATACTCTTGCTGGCCATCGTTGTATTCATGGCGGATTTTGCTGCAGCGGCAAGTGTTTTCAACTACCAGGGCCACCTGAAAAAGGATGGGGCGAACTTCACCGGGACAGCGGACTTCTACTTCGCAATTTACCGAAAGGATGGTGCAACCGAGACCTTCCTTTGGGTCAATGACGATGGTGATCTGTCGGCCTTGCCTCCGGCCAGTGGCGTGCCTGTGACAGTGGAGGACGGCCACTTCTCGCTGGAGATCGGCGATACGTCCCTCCCGAATATGTCAGCCCTTCCTGCTGCCATCTTTGAAGATGACGCCCAACTCTTCATGCGTGTGTGGGTCGATGCCGGCGATGGAGTCCAACAGCTCTCGCCGGATAAGCGAGTTCATTTGGGTCCTGGATTCGGCTATGGAGATGAAGACGTCCTGACGATCTACGTCGATGGGATTTCGGGAGATGACTTGAACTCGGGTCTACGGCCAAACCGCGCCAAGAAGACCATCCAGGGTGGCATCGATGCATTGCCGCCGGTCATCAATGGCGAGTCGATTGTTCAGATTGCCGACGGGATTTACGAGGAGGGCGTATCTGTTTTCAACATTGCATTGGCAGGCAAGAACGCCTCGCTCCTGGTTCGGAAGGATCCTGATACACCGGGCGATGTGATCCTGCAGCCGGGCTCTACTGGCGCTGTTTATGGCTTTAGAATCGCTGGAGTTCCACAGACAATCTCCTTCAAAGGTCTAACGATTCAGGGCTATACATCCGCCGGGATGATGGTGGACGCCTCGCGGGTTGCCGTAGAAGATTGCACGTTCCAGGACAACGTTGGTGCCTACGGACGATGCGGCATCTATGCTCTGAAGGCGTCTTCAATCGACCTGTTGGATTGCACATTGGACAATAACCAGGAGGGCATTCGTGGACTCCACAATTCCTATGTCCGGGTACGCAATTCAACGGTCACCAACTCGCAGGACACAGGCGTCCGCGTTGGCTATTCCACCTACTTCTACATGGAGAATTGCACGATTGATGGAGCCACCAATCATGGCATCTACCTGAATGACAACGCCTCCGCGGACATTCGGGATACAACTGTGAGAGGCTGCGGGCTGGCGGGTCTTAACTGCATCACAAACTCCTATGCCATGCTGATCCGAATCACCAGCGATGGTAATAAGTATGGCATCTGGAGCGATCGTGGCGGATACGTGATGATGGGAAGCAACAACCACCAGATTCTGAACAACGACATCGGCCTCTACGCAATCCACCGGAGTACGATCGAGTACTACCTGGGTACAGTGACGCTTGGCGGCAACAGCGCCGACGAGTCCGTTGCTTCGAGCGGGCTGATTATCAAGAACTGA
- a CDS encoding NHL repeat-containing protein, with product MRRSKVLSGWTVALSLLVLIAGTQAVSGVTIEYPMRTILTDTSSPARLALDSSQNLYITDPWGTRVLVYDSTGSAVTQFTPSQTAAPLGIAIWADGSFALSDAMTGSVDLYDAGQNYVGSLGAGDGEFGLPCDLEIDRSTGHLYVVDSASAQISEYDSTGSFIGSFGASGTGPSEFIKPTGISISEDGTRLYVADQANGRVQVFDSNKTYLREFGSMGSLPGQFVRVQGIAASTSGFVCASDSFLNSVQLVDSSDGAWQTDFGEMGLLPGDGFLQAVDAELDETNGLLYVASHNTLAVEVFQSAGVIPTESAVPDWYILEQP from the coding sequence ATGAGACGATCAAAGGTCTTGTCTGGTTGGACAGTTGCATTAAGTCTACTTGTCTTGATTGCAGGTACCCAGGCGGTGAGTGGTGTAACAATCGAGTACCCGATGCGAACGATTCTGACTGACACGAGTTCGCCCGCAAGGCTGGCGCTCGATAGTTCGCAGAATCTCTACATCACAGATCCTTGGGGAACACGAGTCCTTGTCTATGATTCGACGGGGTCTGCAGTCACCCAGTTCACACCATCTCAGACCGCGGCTCCGCTCGGAATCGCCATTTGGGCGGACGGGAGTTTTGCGCTCTCGGACGCTATGACGGGTTCGGTCGACTTGTACGATGCCGGGCAGAACTACGTCGGCTCGCTCGGAGCGGGCGATGGGGAGTTTGGCCTTCCGTGCGACCTGGAGATCGATCGCTCAACTGGCCATCTCTACGTGGTTGATTCGGCGAGCGCTCAGATCAGCGAGTACGATTCCACCGGAAGCTTCATTGGTTCGTTCGGAGCCTCTGGGACAGGTCCCAGCGAATTCATCAAACCGACCGGCATCTCCATCAGCGAAGACGGAACTCGGCTGTATGTAGCCGATCAGGCGAACGGACGCGTTCAGGTCTTCGATTCCAACAAGACGTATCTTCGCGAGTTCGGTTCGATGGGTTCGCTGCCGGGGCAATTCGTCAGAGTTCAAGGAATCGCTGCAAGCACGAGCGGGTTCGTTTGCGCATCCGATTCATTCTTGAATTCTGTGCAACTCGTCGATTCCTCCGACGGGGCTTGGCAAACCGACTTCGGAGAGATGGGGCTGCTGCCAGGAGACGGGTTCCTGCAAGCCGTCGATGCCGAACTGGACGAGACCAACGGCCTCCTGTACGTCGCTTCGCACAATACGCTCGCCGTCGAGGTCTTTCAGTCCGCCGGCGTGATTCCGACAGAAAGCGCTGTGCCTGACTGGTACATTCTGGAACAACCATAG
- a CDS encoding right-handed parallel beta-helix repeat-containing protein, translated as MKRLSIALWALIIVLGLGDVANASGVFNYQGHLNRDGHSFTGTADFYFAIYRKDGSTDTFLWVNDDGDLSVLPPSSGVPVDVDEGRFSLEIGDTSLPNMSALPAAIFEDDAQLFMRVWVDAGDGVQQLSPDKRVHLGPGFGYGDEDVLTIYVDGISGDDLNSGLRPNRAKKTIQGGIDALPPVIHGEAIVQIADGIYEEGVAIHSVTLTGNLASLTIQKNPGTPGDVVLQPGSSGETTGLDIAGTDRPITITGLTVQGFSFAGVQISRSSVDLEDCTIKDNLGATGWGIYALRGASASLKNCTLDNNHMGIYADHFCDIGLYDTTISNSEDTGVYARFSTVLHTNTATIQNSGGDGIYLWMNSNADLRYTTLQGNAGAGLRGTKQSCAMLIEVDSIQNGIGIWSDRGSYLFLGNDSHSISNNTLGLRAIHRSTIEYYGGSVTISGNGTNSEEDSTSVILVN; from the coding sequence ATGAAGCGTCTTTCGATTGCCTTGTGGGCACTTATTATCGTGCTTGGGCTTGGCGATGTCGCCAATGCGTCCGGCGTATTCAACTATCAGGGCCATCTAAACAGAGATGGGCACTCCTTCACCGGCACGGCGGACTTCTATTTCGCGATCTACCGCAAAGATGGATCCACAGACACATTCCTGTGGGTGAACGATGATGGCGATCTCTCAGTCCTTCCGCCCTCCTCCGGCGTCCCCGTGGATGTCGATGAGGGGCGCTTCTCGCTGGAGATCGGCGATACGTCCCTCCCGAATATGTCAGCCCTTCCTGCTGCCATCTTTGAAGATGACGCCCAACTCTTCATGCGTGTGTGGGTCGATGCCGGCGATGGAGTCCAACAGCTCTCGCCGGATAAGCGAGTTCATTTGGGTCCTGGATTCGGCTATGGAGATGAAGACGTCCTGACGATCTACGTCGATGGGATTTCGGGAGATGACTTGAACTCGGGTCTACGGCCAAACCGCGCCAAAAAGACCATCCAGGGTGGCATCGATGCATTGCCGCCGGTGATACACGGCGAAGCAATCGTGCAAATCGCCGATGGGATTTATGAGGAGGGAGTTGCAATTCACAGCGTGACGCTGACTGGGAATCTCGCCTCGCTGACCATTCAGAAGAATCCCGGAACGCCGGGAGATGTCGTCTTGCAGCCGGGAAGTTCGGGAGAAACAACGGGACTCGACATCGCGGGGACCGATCGACCCATCACTATCACCGGCTTGACAGTCCAGGGCTTCAGTTTCGCCGGCGTTCAGATTTCCAGATCCTCTGTCGATCTGGAAGACTGCACCATCAAGGACAACCTGGGAGCTACTGGATGGGGAATCTACGCGCTGCGAGGTGCTTCGGCTTCCTTGAAGAACTGTACTCTGGACAACAATCACATGGGCATTTACGCCGATCACTTCTGCGATATCGGGCTCTACGACACCACCATCTCCAACTCCGAAGACACCGGTGTTTATGCCCGATTCTCGACCGTGTTGCACACGAATACGGCGACGATTCAGAACTCCGGGGGTGATGGAATCTATCTTTGGATGAATTCCAATGCGGACCTTCGGTACACGACCCTCCAGGGCAATGCGGGAGCTGGGCTGCGTGGTACGAAGCAGTCCTGTGCGATGTTGATCGAAGTTGATTCCATTCAAAACGGAATTGGCATCTGGTCCGATCGGGGCAGTTATCTCTTTCTCGGAAATGACTCCCATTCGATCTCGAACAACACACTGGGCCTGCGAGCCATTCACCGCAGCACGATTGAATATTATGGAGGATCGGTCACCATCAGCGGAAACGGAACCAACTCTGAAGAAGATTCAACCAGCGTGATTCTGGTAAACTGA
- a CDS encoding NHL repeat-containing protein gives MRITALVVGCLLAGAGTCSAANQPPKIEGFVVTPAVWSAGDEVQVRCRATDPEGTDLTFSWTAADGTILEAEPGADRIRWALPGESGNFMVKVQIADRSGKMTNAEFLLPVGPIAAHAALGGIGFAPARIAVTADETLWVTDPIGNRVAQFSKGSLKLAEFPTGPQPVGLAVLDNGTVVVGEDGLDRIALYSPDGTFIDTLGSGIGEIGRPTAIAVDNQSGRIYAIDSESARVRVFTTNGDPATSWGGHSLFEYPVDVAVNPNAGEVYVADQQKLEIFAFSPSGTLLRRFGTAGYAPGQFGRIQALEVDGQGQILVLDSYQNHIQLLTPTGDHITTFGYFGNWRGSLANPIDLGVIPSERVYVTSPGTQTIQSYRYWTSSRLSGDAWTFE, from the coding sequence ATGAGAATCACTGCACTCGTGGTGGGATGCCTCTTGGCTGGCGCCGGGACTTGTTCCGCCGCCAACCAACCACCGAAGATCGAGGGATTTGTTGTCACGCCTGCCGTCTGGAGTGCCGGCGACGAGGTTCAAGTTCGTTGCCGCGCGACCGATCCGGAAGGGACGGACTTGACCTTCAGTTGGACAGCAGCCGACGGGACGATTCTCGAGGCCGAGCCTGGGGCCGACCGCATTCGTTGGGCTCTACCGGGCGAATCCGGGAACTTCATGGTGAAGGTCCAGATCGCGGATCGCTCGGGGAAGATGACGAACGCCGAGTTCCTTCTTCCAGTCGGACCGATTGCCGCACACGCGGCACTCGGCGGCATCGGCTTTGCCCCGGCGCGCATTGCGGTCACCGCGGACGAGACGCTCTGGGTAACCGATCCGATCGGAAACCGGGTCGCCCAATTCTCCAAGGGCAGCCTCAAGCTGGCCGAATTTCCGACGGGTCCTCAGCCCGTGGGACTGGCAGTGCTGGATAATGGAACGGTTGTTGTCGGTGAAGACGGCCTCGATCGAATCGCTCTCTATTCGCCCGATGGAACCTTCATCGACACACTCGGCAGCGGCATCGGAGAGATCGGACGCCCCACGGCGATCGCGGTGGATAACCAGTCGGGACGAATCTACGCCATCGACTCGGAATCCGCTCGGGTACGCGTCTTCACAACAAATGGAGATCCCGCAACGTCTTGGGGCGGGCACAGCCTCTTCGAGTATCCGGTCGACGTTGCCGTCAATCCGAATGCCGGCGAGGTTTATGTCGCCGATCAGCAGAAGCTTGAGATCTTCGCCTTCAGCCCGAGCGGAACGCTCTTGCGCCGATTCGGAACCGCCGGATATGCGCCGGGACAATTCGGACGCATCCAGGCACTGGAAGTTGATGGCCAGGGGCAGATCCTTGTTCTGGATTCCTACCAGAACCACATCCAGTTGCTGACTCCGACCGGAGATCACATCACAACGTTCGGCTACTTCGGGAACTGGCGTGGCAGCCTGGCAAACCCAATCGACCTGGGCGTCATTCCATCGGAACGCGTCTATGTGACATCCCCCGGAACCCAGACAATCCAGAGCTATCGATATTGGACATCAAGTCGCCTGTCCGGCGACGCGTGGACATTTGAATGA